In Staphylococcus lloydii, the following proteins share a genomic window:
- the fabD gene encoding ACP S-malonyltransferase, whose translation MGKTAVIFPGQGSQKVGMAHDLYNVDSNASEVLDQAAKQLDFDILETMFTDSEDKLGQTENTQPALLTHSVALYEALENLNADYTMGHSLGEYSSLVASGVLKFEDAVKIVRKRGQLMAEAFPNGVGSMAAVLGLDYDEVDDICKKLSTDDEIIEPANINAPGQIVVSGHKTLIDKLAEEGKSLGAKRVMPLSVSGPFHSSMMQVIEDQFAQYIDQFEWHDAQFPVIQNVDAQPETDSAVIKQNMIKQLYSPVQFIQSTEWLIEQGVDHFIEVGPGKVLSGLIKKINRDVKLTSIQTIEDLKGWNEND comes from the coding sequence ATGGGTAAAACAGCTGTAATTTTCCCAGGACAAGGGTCACAAAAAGTAGGCATGGCACATGATTTATATAACGTTGATAGCAATGCATCAGAGGTATTGGATCAAGCCGCAAAACAACTAGACTTTGATATTTTAGAGACAATGTTTACTGATAGCGAAGACAAGTTAGGACAAACAGAAAATACACAACCAGCTTTACTAACACATAGTGTCGCTTTATATGAGGCGTTAGAAAATCTGAATGCGGATTATACTATGGGGCATAGCCTTGGCGAATATTCAAGTTTGGTAGCGAGCGGTGTATTAAAATTTGAAGATGCAGTGAAAATTGTAAGAAAACGCGGTCAACTTATGGCCGAAGCATTTCCAAACGGAGTCGGTAGCATGGCTGCTGTACTTGGATTGGACTACGACGAAGTAGATGATATTTGTAAAAAATTATCTACTGATGATGAAATTATCGAACCTGCAAATATTAATGCACCAGGACAAATCGTTGTGTCTGGACATAAAACGTTAATAGACAAACTTGCAGAAGAAGGTAAATCATTAGGTGCTAAACGTGTTATGCCATTATCTGTATCTGGACCTTTCCATTCATCAATGATGCAAGTAATAGAAGATCAATTTGCTCAATATATTGATCAATTTGAATGGCACGATGCACAATTCCCAGTCATTCAAAACGTTGACGCTCAACCAGAGACTGATAGTGCAGTAATAAAACAAAACATGATTAAGCAACTATATTCACCTGTACAATTTATTCAATCAACGGAATGGTTAATTGAGCAAGGTGTTGATCACTTTATCGAAGTTGGACCAGGTAAAGTATTATCTGGATTGATTAAAAAAATCAATAGAGACGTAAAATTAACTTCAATTCAAACTATTGAAGATTTAAAAGGATGGAATGAAAATGACTAA
- a CDS encoding M4 family metallopeptidase, producing the protein MKKFWTCTIATCTLLTLTTNYANGAEQTQTNSITSESLTSIKKQTVNNDASAEHLLQNNAKKILEKSSSNVQPAKLPEAYNQYTVINKKEDSTGVTHYELQPKIHKVVASDSVIKVHVDKNDKTTLVNGTLNKPYLNVNNKISLTKQQAETKAFEAIGLTRNQVKNIDGYKVINNNKLDINSDKQRYVYNVEINYSSPYVAHWKIQVDATNGAILKKDDIIEEASVKGKGTGVNGDIKKPLNLTSAKVKGKTQYTLNDTSQKAKMNTKTANNTTTWALPITNTTSNFNKSSQKAGVDAHYYANEIYHYYLKKFNRNSYDNKGGRIDSFVHYGKNFNNAAWTGQYMIYGDGDGKQFKALSASKDIIAHELTHAVTARTAKLIYKNQTGALNESISDVFAYFVDPNDWLIGEDAYTPKIKGDGIRSISNPEKYKQPAHMKNYYNSPNDSGGVHINSGIPNKAAYLTIKAIGKDKAERVYYLTLTRYLTPNAKFHDAKVALKKAAAQLYGAKSKEVTAIDKAWNDVGVTK; encoded by the coding sequence ATGAAAAAATTTTGGACATGTACAATTGCTACTTGTACGTTACTCACTTTAACTACTAACTATGCTAACGGTGCTGAGCAAACACAAACAAATAGTATAACTTCTGAATCTTTAACTTCCATAAAAAAACAAACTGTAAATAACGATGCTTCTGCAGAACATCTACTACAAAACAATGCTAAAAAAATATTAGAAAAATCATCTTCAAATGTGCAACCGGCCAAATTACCAGAGGCATACAATCAATATACTGTTATTAACAAAAAAGAAGACAGTACCGGGGTTACACATTATGAATTACAACCCAAAATACATAAAGTAGTAGCATCTGATAGCGTTATAAAAGTTCATGTCGATAAAAACGATAAAACGACGCTAGTAAATGGAACATTAAACAAACCTTATCTCAATGTTAATAATAAAATTTCCCTTACTAAACAACAAGCCGAAACTAAAGCATTTGAAGCCATTGGATTAACAAGAAATCAAGTGAAAAATATAGATGGCTACAAAGTGATAAACAATAATAAATTAGACATTAACAGTGATAAACAACGTTACGTTTATAATGTGGAAATCAATTATTCTAGTCCTTATGTCGCGCATTGGAAAATCCAAGTAGACGCAACAAATGGTGCCATATTAAAAAAAGATGACATTATTGAAGAAGCTTCTGTAAAAGGTAAAGGTACAGGCGTTAATGGTGACATTAAAAAGCCATTAAACTTAACCTCTGCAAAAGTTAAAGGCAAAACACAATATACGTTAAACGATACATCACAAAAAGCAAAAATGAATACAAAAACAGCTAATAATACAACGACTTGGGCGCTACCTATCACCAATACAACTAGTAATTTTAACAAATCATCACAAAAAGCAGGCGTCGATGCCCACTATTATGCTAACGAAATATATCACTATTATCTTAAAAAATTTAACCGTAATAGTTATGATAATAAAGGTGGTCGCATTGATTCATTTGTACATTACGGTAAAAACTTTAATAATGCCGCTTGGACAGGACAATATATGATTTATGGTGATGGCGATGGCAAACAATTTAAAGCATTGTCTGCTTCAAAAGATATTATTGCGCATGAATTAACACATGCAGTTACCGCACGTACAGCTAAATTAATTTATAAAAATCAAACAGGGGCGCTTAATGAATCTATTTCCGATGTATTTGCCTATTTTGTTGATCCGAATGATTGGTTAATCGGTGAAGATGCTTATACGCCTAAAATAAAAGGCGATGGCATACGTAGTATTTCTAACCCTGAAAAATATAAACAGCCAGCACATATGAAAAATTATTATAACAGCCCAAATGATAGTGGTGGTGTTCATATTAATAGCGGTATCCCTAATAAAGCTGCGTATCTAACCATCAAGGCAATTGGTAAAGATAAGGCAGAACGTGTCTACTACTTAACTTTAACTCGCTATTTAACACCTAATGCCAAATTCCATGATGCTAAAGTTGCACTAAAAAAAGCTGCAGCACAATTATATGGTGCTAAAAGTAAAGAAGTTACAGCTATAGATAAAGCTTGGAATGATGTAGGTGTAACTAAATAA
- the fabG gene encoding 3-oxoacyl-[acyl-carrier-protein] reductase, producing MTKSALVTGASRGIGRSIALQLAEEGYNVAVNYAGSKEKAEAVVEEIKAKNVESFAIQANVADGNEVKAMIKEVVNQFGSVDVLVNNAGITRDNLLMRMKESEWDDVIDTNLKGVFNCIQKVTPQMLRQKSGSIINLSSVVGAVGNPGQANYVATKAGVIGLTKSSARELASRNITVNAVAPGFIVSDMTDALSEELKSQMLDQIPLSRFGDDTDIANTVAFLASDKAKYITGQTIHVNGGMYM from the coding sequence ATGACTAAAAGTGCATTAGTAACTGGTGCTTCAAGAGGAATTGGACGTAGTATAGCGCTACAATTAGCAGAAGAAGGCTACAATGTAGCGGTTAACTACGCAGGAAGTAAAGAAAAAGCAGAAGCAGTTGTAGAAGAAATTAAAGCAAAAAATGTAGAAAGTTTTGCAATTCAAGCTAACGTAGCAGATGGTAATGAAGTTAAAGCTATGATTAAAGAAGTTGTGAATCAGTTTGGTTCAGTTGATGTTTTAGTAAATAATGCGGGTATTACACGTGATAATTTATTAATGCGTATGAAAGAATCAGAATGGGACGATGTCATCGATACAAACTTAAAAGGTGTCTTTAATTGTATTCAAAAAGTAACGCCACAAATGCTACGTCAAAAAAGTGGTTCAATCATTAACTTATCGAGCGTTGTAGGTGCAGTAGGTAATCCTGGACAAGCTAACTATGTAGCAACAAAAGCAGGCGTAATTGGTTTAACTAAATCGAGCGCACGTGAATTAGCTTCTAGAAACATTACTGTTAATGCTGTAGCGCCTGGATTTATCGTTTCAGATATGACTGACGCTTTAAGCGAAGAATTGAAATCACAAATGTTAGATCAAATCCCACTGTCAAGATTTGGTGATGATACTGATATTGCTAATACTGTTGCATTCTTGGCTTCAGATAAAGCTAAATACATCACAGGCCAAACAATTCACGTAAATGGCGGTATGTACATGTAA
- a CDS encoding acyl carrier protein codes for MENFDKVKDIIVDRLGVDADKVTADASFKDDLGADSLDIAELVMELEDEFGTEIPDEEAEKINTVGDAVNFINSLEK; via the coding sequence GTGGAAAACTTCGATAAAGTAAAAGATATCATCGTTGATCGATTAGGTGTTGATGCAGATAAAGTAACTGCTGACGCATCATTTAAAGACGATTTAGGTGCTGACTCACTTGATATCGCTGAATTAGTAATGGAATTAGAAGACGAATTTGGTACTGAAATTCCTGATGAAGAAGCTGAAAAAATCAACACTGTTGGTGATGCTGTTAACTTCATTAACAGCCTTGAAAAATAA
- the rnc gene encoding ribonuclease III, translating to MEQLNLTYNNVELYQQAFSHSSFINDFNMNRLDHNERLEFLGDAVLELTVSRYLFDKYPDLPEGNLTKMRATIVCEPSLVIFANKIQLNELILLGKGEEKTGGRTRPSLVSDAFEAFVGALYLDQGLESVWYFAQNVIFPFAEDDELDGVIDFKTQFQEFVHQQNKGDVTYRLIKEEGPAHHRLFTSEVILENTAIAEGKGKTKKESEQKAAESAYKTMVTKV from the coding sequence ATGGAACAATTAAACTTAACGTATAACAATGTTGAGTTGTATCAACAAGCGTTTTCTCATTCAAGTTTTATTAATGATTTTAATATGAATCGTTTGGACCATAATGAACGATTAGAATTTTTAGGAGATGCGGTATTAGAATTGACGGTTTCACGCTACTTATTTGATAAATATCCCGACTTACCAGAAGGTAATCTGACAAAAATGCGTGCAACAATAGTTTGTGAACCCTCACTTGTAATATTTGCCAATAAAATACAATTAAATGAATTAATTTTACTCGGTAAAGGTGAAGAGAAAACAGGTGGACGTACGAGACCTTCATTAGTTTCGGATGCTTTTGAAGCATTTGTAGGTGCTCTATATTTAGATCAAGGATTAGAATCTGTATGGTATTTTGCGCAGAACGTCATTTTTCCATTTGCTGAAGATGATGAACTTGATGGCGTTATCGATTTCAAAACGCAATTTCAGGAATTTGTACACCAACAAAATAAAGGTGATGTAACTTATCGCCTAATCAAAGAAGAAGGTCCGGCGCATCATCGGTTATTTACTTCAGAAGTAATTTTAGAAAATACAGCTATAGCTGAAGGTAAGGGTAAAACTAAAAAAGAATCTGAACAAAAGGCAGCTGAAAGTGCCTACAAAACGATGGTAACTAAAGTTTAA
- the smc gene encoding chromosome segregation protein SMC, with the protein MVYLKSIDTFGFKSFAEHTSVHFDKGVTAIVGPNGSGKSNITDAIKWVLGEQSAKSLRGAKMEDIIFSGAEHRKAQNYAEVKLKLDNKSGKLQIDEQEVVVTRRLYRNGDSEYYLNNDKARLKDIVDLFLDSGLGKEAFSIISQGRVDEILNAKPIDRRQILEESAGVLKYKKRKTASVQKLDQTEDNLTRVEDILYDLEGRVEPLREEAAIAKEYKHLSKEMEKSDVLVTVHDIKQYNDNINRLDNNLNNLKSQQETKEAQKVQHSNAITKYKAERQQLDDTIESLNYKLVKATEEVEKYTGQLNVLEERKKNQSETNARFEEEQENIAEQIEQLQQELAKAKEQRTALSKQQQQLTKEIEQIESQLYVSDEQHDEKLEAIRDEYYALISEQSDVNNDIRFLEHTIQENESKQSRLDSRLIEAYNQLKALQSEINDKQQQYDKKQRELNNLDKELKSCEKQLTATKQQQTEYEDKLHQAYRYNEKLKSRIDSIATQQEDYSYFFNGVKHILKAKEQKLSGIHGAVAEIIQVPSNLTKAIETALGASLQHVIVDTEKDGRAAIQYLKQNGLGRATFLPLNVVQSRQLGMDIRKAAQESDGFVTIAAEGVETNDKYQKVIQNLLGNTIIVDDLKHANELARVIRYRTRIVTLDGDIVNPGGSMTGGGDRKTKSILAQKDELNSMRKQLEDYQRQTVNFEQEYKSLKEKSDSLSESYFDLSQQYNKVKQIVHEYELELDKLRKSESHLKNEHEEFEFEKNDGYQSETSRQTLEDKKQKLAEIQSALQQLEKDIDVYTKLSKEGKENTTQTQQQLHQKQSDLAVVKERLKSQRQEEERLNKQLTSTTEQQQKIEEQINFFNSEDMTGQKAFDNVQQNIDDSKAEKEKLTVKLAEIKEQRSQLNETVEETDALLQEAHRDILSIENSYQDIKSEQSRLDVLINHAIDHLSETYHLTFERAKDLYELDEDIDTLRKKVKLTKMSIEELGPVNLNAIEQFEEINERYTFLNEQRTDLREAKMTLEQIIDEMDQEVKDRFKETFHAVQGHFTEVFKTLFGGGQAELRLTDDDYLSAGVDIIVQPPGKKLQNLSLLSGGERALSAIALLFAILKVRSAPFVILDEVEAALDEANVIRYANYLNNLSDQTQFIVITHRKGTMEYSDRLYGVTMQESGVSKLVSVNLNTIDEVMKEEQA; encoded by the coding sequence ATGGTATATTTAAAATCGATAGATACGTTTGGTTTTAAGTCATTCGCTGAACATACGAGTGTACATTTTGACAAAGGTGTAACGGCGATTGTAGGTCCAAACGGTAGTGGAAAAAGTAATATAACTGATGCCATCAAATGGGTATTAGGAGAGCAATCTGCCAAATCTTTACGTGGCGCTAAAATGGAAGATATTATATTTTCAGGTGCTGAACATCGTAAAGCTCAAAATTATGCCGAAGTTAAACTTAAATTGGATAATAAATCTGGCAAACTACAAATTGACGAGCAAGAAGTTGTCGTGACGCGTCGTCTATATAGAAACGGCGATAGCGAGTATTATTTAAATAATGACAAAGCGCGTTTAAAAGATATAGTAGATTTATTTTTAGATTCTGGTTTAGGCAAAGAAGCTTTTAGTATTATTTCTCAAGGTAGAGTGGATGAAATTCTTAATGCAAAACCGATTGATAGAAGACAAATACTAGAAGAATCTGCAGGCGTATTAAAATATAAAAAACGTAAAACTGCATCGGTGCAAAAGCTAGATCAAACAGAAGATAATCTAACTAGAGTTGAAGATATATTATACGACTTAGAAGGACGTGTAGAACCACTTAGAGAAGAAGCAGCCATTGCAAAAGAATATAAACATTTGTCTAAAGAAATGGAAAAAAGTGATGTACTTGTTACTGTACACGACATTAAGCAATATAATGACAACATTAATAGATTAGATAATAATTTAAATAACCTCAAAAGTCAGCAAGAGACAAAAGAAGCACAAAAAGTTCAACATTCAAATGCGATTACCAAGTATAAGGCTGAACGCCAGCAATTAGACGACACAATAGAATCGCTTAACTATAAATTAGTGAAAGCGACAGAAGAAGTTGAAAAATATACGGGGCAACTCAATGTTTTAGAAGAACGTAAAAAAAATCAATCTGAAACAAATGCGCGTTTTGAAGAAGAACAAGAAAATATAGCAGAACAAATTGAACAGTTACAACAAGAACTTGCAAAAGCAAAAGAGCAACGTACAGCATTAAGTAAGCAGCAACAACAATTAACTAAAGAAATCGAACAAATCGAATCGCAACTTTATGTTTCTGATGAACAACATGATGAAAAACTAGAAGCTATTAGAGATGAATATTATGCATTGATATCAGAACAATCTGATGTAAATAATGATATTCGCTTTTTAGAACATACGATTCAAGAAAATGAAAGCAAGCAATCTAGATTAGACTCCAGGTTAATTGAAGCCTATAATCAATTAAAAGCGTTACAGAGTGAAATTAACGATAAGCAACAACAATATGACAAAAAACAACGTGAATTAAATAATCTAGATAAAGAGTTAAAGTCTTGTGAAAAGCAATTAACTGCAACTAAACAACAACAAACTGAATATGAAGATAAATTACACCAAGCATACAGATATAACGAAAAGTTAAAATCTCGAATTGATAGCATAGCAACGCAACAGGAAGACTATAGTTATTTCTTCAATGGCGTAAAGCATATTTTGAAGGCTAAGGAACAAAAATTATCTGGTATTCATGGTGCGGTTGCTGAAATTATTCAAGTACCTTCAAATTTAACAAAGGCTATTGAAACTGCGTTAGGTGCTTCATTACAACATGTCATCGTAGATACTGAAAAAGATGGACGTGCTGCGATTCAATACTTAAAACAAAATGGTTTAGGACGTGCGACGTTTTTACCGTTAAATGTTGTGCAATCACGACAATTAGGAATGGATATTCGTAAAGCAGCACAAGAGTCTGATGGTTTCGTAACGATTGCTGCAGAAGGCGTGGAAACAAATGATAAATATCAAAAAGTCATTCAAAACTTATTAGGCAACACAATTATAGTGGATGATTTAAAACACGCTAATGAATTAGCAAGAGTCATACGTTATCGTACGAGAATTGTCACTTTAGATGGTGATATTGTTAACCCTGGCGGATCTATGACAGGTGGTGGCGACAGAAAAACGAAGAGTATTTTAGCCCAAAAAGATGAACTTAATTCAATGCGCAAACAACTGGAAGACTATCAAAGACAGACAGTTAATTTTGAACAAGAATATAAATCTTTAAAAGAAAAATCAGATAGCTTAAGCGAATCTTATTTTGATTTGAGCCAGCAGTATAATAAGGTGAAACAAATCGTTCACGAGTATGAGCTAGAATTAGATAAATTGCGTAAAAGTGAAAGTCATCTAAAAAATGAACATGAAGAATTTGAATTTGAGAAAAATGATGGTTACCAAAGTGAAACGAGTCGCCAAACTTTAGAAGATAAAAAGCAAAAATTAGCAGAAATTCAATCCGCTTTACAACAATTAGAGAAAGATATTGATGTGTATACTAAATTGTCAAAAGAGGGTAAAGAAAATACTACGCAAACACAACAACAATTACATCAAAAACAATCTGATTTAGCAGTAGTTAAAGAAAGATTGAAGAGTCAACGTCAAGAAGAAGAACGTTTAAATAAACAACTTACTTCAACAACTGAGCAACAACAAAAAATCGAAGAACAGATTAATTTCTTTAATTCTGAAGATATGACAGGTCAAAAAGCGTTTGATAACGTTCAACAAAATATCGACGATAGTAAAGCAGAGAAAGAAAAGTTAACTGTTAAGCTAGCCGAAATAAAAGAACAACGAAGTCAGTTAAATGAAACGGTAGAAGAAACAGATGCATTATTACAAGAAGCACATAGAGATATCTTATCTATAGAAAATAGCTATCAAGATATAAAATCAGAACAATCTAGACTTGATGTATTAATTAATCATGCAATCGATCATTTAAGTGAAACGTATCATTTAACTTTTGAACGTGCGAAAGATTTATACGAATTAGATGAAGACATAGATACGTTACGTAAAAAAGTTAAATTAACGAAAATGTCTATTGAAGAACTTGGACCAGTTAATCTAAATGCAATCGAACAATTTGAAGAAATCAACGAACGATATACTTTCTTAAATGAACAACGCACAGATTTAAGAGAGGCTAAGATGACTTTAGAACAAATTATTGATGAAATGGACCAAGAAGTAAAAGATCGTTTTAAAGAAACCTTCCATGCTGTACAAGGGCATTTTACTGAAGTATTTAAAACCTTATTTGGTGGAGGACAAGCAGAGTTACGCTTAACTGATGATGATTATTTATCTGCAGGGGTTGATATTATAGTGCAACCACCAGGTAAAAAGCTGCAAAACTTATCATTATTAAGTGGTGGCGAAAGGGCACTAAGTGCGATTGCGTTGCTATTTGCAATATTAAAAGTTCGTTCTGCTCCATTTGTAATACTAGACGAAGTAGAAGCGGCACTCGATGAAGCAAACGTTATTAGATATGCTAATTATTTAAATAATTTATCCGATCAAACTCAGTTTATAGTCATAACACATAGAAAAGGTACGATGGAATATTCAGATAGACTATATGGTGTTACAATGCAAGAATCAGGAGTATCTAAACTTGTGAGTGTGAACTTAAATACGATTGACGAAGTAATGAAGGAGGAACAAGCATGA
- the plsX gene encoding phosphate acyltransferase PlsX, which yields MVKIAIDMMGGDDAPQIVLEAVEKAVNDFKDLEIILFGDKDQCNLNHERVEVRHCAEEITMDDEPVRAIKRKKDSSMVRMAEAVKSGEADGCVSAGNTGALMSAGLFIVGRISGVSRPALVVTLPTTSGKGFVFMDVGANADAKAEHLLQYAQLGNIYAQKIRGIEQPSVGLLNIGTEAAKGNALTKKAFNLMEEQNDFKFNGNVEAKGLMEDAADVIVTDGYTGNMILKNLEGVAKAFGKMFKETLLSSFKNKMAALVLRKDLQGLTRKMDYAEYGGSVLLGLDGIVVKAHGSSSAKAFYSAIRQAKIAGEQEIVKTMRETVGE from the coding sequence ATGGTTAAAATTGCAATTGATATGATGGGTGGGGACGATGCACCTCAAATTGTACTTGAAGCTGTAGAAAAAGCAGTTAATGATTTTAAAGATTTAGAGATTATATTATTTGGTGATAAAGATCAATGTAATTTAAACCACGAACGTGTTGAAGTTAGACATTGTGCTGAAGAAATTACAATGGACGATGAACCAGTAAGAGCAATAAAGAGAAAGAAAGATAGTTCTATGGTCCGTATGGCTGAAGCTGTAAAATCAGGCGAGGCAGACGGTTGTGTCTCAGCAGGTAATACAGGCGCATTAATGTCAGCTGGTTTATTTATTGTTGGACGTATTAGTGGTGTTTCTAGACCAGCGTTAGTCGTTACGTTACCGACAACTTCTGGTAAAGGTTTCGTCTTTATGGATGTTGGTGCTAATGCTGATGCTAAAGCTGAACATTTATTACAATATGCCCAATTAGGAAACATTTATGCTCAAAAAATTCGTGGCATTGAACAACCTTCTGTGGGTCTATTAAATATTGGAACAGAGGCAGCAAAAGGTAATGCTTTAACTAAAAAGGCATTTAATTTAATGGAAGAACAAAATGACTTTAAATTTAATGGTAATGTCGAAGCTAAAGGTTTAATGGAAGATGCTGCTGATGTTATCGTTACAGATGGATACACTGGTAATATGATATTAAAAAACCTTGAAGGTGTAGCTAAAGCTTTTGGAAAAATGTTTAAAGAAACACTACTAAGTAGTTTCAAAAACAAAATGGCTGCTTTAGTATTACGCAAAGATTTACAAGGTTTAACACGTAAAATGGACTACGCAGAATATGGTGGTTCGGTATTACTTGGATTAGACGGCATCGTAGTAAAAGCACATGGTAGTTCAAGCGCTAAAGCATTTTACTCTGCAATTAGACAGGCTAAAATTGCCGGAGAACAAGAAATTGTTAAAACTATGAGAGAAACGGTTGGTGAATAA
- the fapR gene encoding transcription factor FapR, whose product MKLKKQARRNSIKKEIERNPFITDLDLSEKFDVSIQTIRLDRTNLNIPELRKRIKNVAKENHDRIRSIDGSEIIGDVINVEPDKHAVSIINIGEDSVFSRNLIARGHVLFAQANSLCVALIHKPVVLTKESNIKFIKTVKLNDIVTAEAQVVAYKEKYYIIEVKSFVKEQQVFGGTFKMYYTSEDEING is encoded by the coding sequence GTGAAATTAAAAAAGCAAGCAAGACGAAACTCAATTAAAAAAGAAATAGAACGAAATCCCTTCATTACTGATTTGGATTTAAGTGAAAAGTTTGATGTAAGTATTCAAACAATACGTTTAGATCGCACAAACTTGAATATTCCAGAATTACGCAAACGAATAAAAAATGTTGCTAAAGAAAATCATGATAGAATTCGTTCGATTGATGGGAGCGAAATCATTGGTGACGTTATAAACGTTGAGCCAGATAAACATGCAGTTTCTATAATTAATATAGGAGAAGATTCAGTTTTTTCTCGTAATTTAATTGCTAGAGGACATGTCCTATTTGCTCAAGCCAATTCACTATGTGTAGCTTTAATACATAAACCAGTCGTTTTAACAAAAGAGAGTAATATTAAATTTATAAAAACAGTCAAATTAAATGATATCGTAACTGCAGAAGCACAAGTTGTAGCATATAAAGAAAAATATTATATTATTGAAGTGAAATCATTCGTTAAAGAACAACAAGTTTTTGGTGGCACTTTCAAAATGTATTATACAAGTGAGGATGAAATAAATGGTTAA